The segment AAAATTATGCGTCACTTGGACTACTCCTGTAAATGAATTATGACCAAAGACGGTTAATTTCTAATACAAAATATCTATctgattttatcattattttccaGAATGTTGTATGTTAATATCGGCGTATCAAGTCATAAGTTGCTGGATTAAATCTGATGGCTGGTAGCGGAAGGCAACACAAAATATATTACTAGTATTCACAGAAACGGGTATTTCGTCTACcgtacatgtataagtatattTACTTATGTATTAGATTTTCTCGAGTTATATAAATGATTTCATAAAAAGTTACATTTCAGGAATCTATAGAAAATAGCAACAAGGAAAGTAAGCTGCCATccacttttctttaaaataaaccTATCCCTTAATTGTTATACAGTAAGCAAAGTTCGTTATTATTATACTAGTGTGTAAAGATCTATTTATTGGCTGGTAGTCAATGGTAGTGTAAATGGAAGGTTGAGCTGATAAACTGAAGTCATGTTATAAACCATCCTTCCTTATGATTTTGAGGTTAGGGCATATCAACATATATCATTTGCTCTTGTATGAATTTTCAGACAAAAATAAAGAAAGCTTTTTGTTtcgtctaccccccccccccccccccccccccaaagacgatgctgcgtgcctgatCCCACTATCTGATATGTTTACTGAATAGATGCCCAAGTCAACGCAAAAAACGAGATTTcgttgaattgattgattgtatattgattaatgTCCCTTGTATGAAGCAAgcggtactgaggacctattgtaacccggatccaTATGAATAAATAAGTCTAGTTTGTATAATGGGATGAAAACAATAATCTCCCCTCCCATTAATACAAATTACACATTTActctttatattttgtaatttaaagggAAAGACAACCCAAAATacttttacatgataaatgataggattaatcaaatgataaagatttgtcgtacaattctgttgatatatggcctagataagcttcaggactaatttgaaaacgttaaaaattgaaattcccgcgatctatagaggctgccatgatgtggaactcttatgTATTCAAGACcagaaaaatcaataattttgacgtcacacagtctgttccggttttgatgagattctaagatcatccacaggtgcgtgggttcaggaccccccccccccttccgaataagctacatgggttgatttaattatttttttctcgaaaatatttctaatgcatgtcaacaacgtcttgcatacccatcaagtccaaaataattcaaaataagccctttaaaaaaTATCCTCACttgttattataacagaacttataataaccagtgagggtattttttttaaaaagggcttgcatgtattttggactttatgggtatgcaagacgttcttgacatgcattagaaatattttcaacaaaaattaattaaatcaactcatgtagcttattcggaggagggggggggggggggggtcctgaacccaagcacctgtgagatcatcaaagacgtgcatgtggtagatcttacgaataaataggttgatgccttcctggcaagcagttagTTACACTAATGTGAAGGGGAGATGTGGGGAAAAAAATTCtcgaaattcccgactcaaccaagtcatttgaaaagaaaagactataaGTTGAGGTTCAAGGCATTTGTATGAAGAATCGTTTACCGTCTGCCTTGtttgcgactcgactgaacgtcttcttttctcaatttcttcttgcgaaagaacgggctcaaatctatacggcccCAAATTTAACTGTTCGTGATTTGTCATGTTTAcatgctgctgatgaaataaaccggaatagacggtgtgacgtcataaattaaacttcagtggccactctcttagcggcgggtaattcaaaatatatgatagattaatattgatttaattgttaagcaaggagttttgttgttaaagactgtcaattacgatatcagtaattAATACTTAAtccataaaagcaacaatgtggttatgattgcctttccctttaacaaGATTCCTTTTTAAATGTAGGTTTTCATGGTCATTAAAAAGGTGTtatataaatagatatacatatttattgcaGGTTGATAAATCTAACCTGTTACGTCGAACACGTGGTTGCTATTTATAGTTTGTAAAGGAATTCAGGCGTGTCATACCAGTAAGACCGGTTATGTAGAGCATGCTTAGCAGGTTCTGTTTCTCAGTCATTCGAGCTCAAGACTTTGTGCTGTTCACACGCTGTACTATGTCTGACTCCGAAAACGATTTGATGGGCGTAGACACAGAAAAGGATTCTACATGTAACAACCCTGTTAATCCTTGTACAGATATTACAGATACTTTCAATTTATTCAAGTGCTATTTGGATTCTTCACTCATTTCCTTTAAGAAAGAACTCTTGGACAGCCAGGAAGGTCGGGAAATTGATCTGCAGAAGAAACTTAAGAAGGACATAGCTTCCTCCATAAAGTCACCCGGCAATAAAATTCAGTTCGAATTTAATGAAGAAATCATTTCCGATGTACAAAATTGCAGAAAAAGGTAAAGTCCAACAAAGAGTGTGTTGCCGTGTGTGAAAACATTGCCAACAAATTATCCAAGCGTAACAAGCTGATTCGAATTGCCGACAACTCACCAGCAGGTTGGGCTACCGTTAACCAGTATGAGCATAATGATATCGCATCGGATTCCGACGATGACAGAAAATTGCGCCAAGCCGAAAACAGAGCTTTACGAGCCATTAAGGGAAAGAAGCGCTTCCAGCCGTATAACAAGACACGCCCCTCTGGTTACAGCGCTCCTCAGTCTACTTCTGGTAATATTCCTGCAGCGGCCGGAAGCCAGCAGCAGCTTTTTCGTGGCTTTGAGAAAAGACGACAGCCCTCAGCCTACGATATCTGCTTCCACTGTAAATTCGCTGGGCATTGGAGGAAATATTGTCCCCTCTTCAGTGCTGGCAACCAACAAAACAATGCAGGATCCTCTAGCAAATGATAAGTATGCCAATGTTGATCTCATGATAGATGAATGCTACATGTCTAGCAAgaatactgattttgatatcGTATTTAAACATCAGagatatttgaacaattttgaaagtTCCCACGATTGTAAAGGAGTCAAACATCGcttgaaaaatgttttagaattttgaaaatctatCAATGCATCTGATTTCATTATCAGTACTATAAGCACTGGTTATGTAATTCCTTTCATTATGTCACCTAAACAAatgtgtatgaaaaataacAGGTCTGCTTTGCTTAATATGGAATTTGTTTCAGAGGCTGTTTCAGATTTGTTAGAGACCGGGTGTATTTTGCAAGTCCCATTCAAGCCTGTTACTGTAAATCCGCTTAGTGTAACAGTGAATGGTTCTGGTAAGAAAAGGTTAATTTTGGATCTGAGCGTTTTGAACAAGTTCGTCAGAAGAGATAAAGTAAAATTTGAGGATTGGAAGGTTGCAATGCAGTATTTTCAACAAGGGTGCTACATGTTCAAATTCGATCTTAAGTCTGGCTACCatcatattgatacatgtatatgttcatCCCAACAAACTTTCTTAGGGTTCTCTTGGGAAAATTTCTTTTACGTTTTTACTGTCTTACCATTCGGCCTTAGTTCAGCGCCTTACATATTTACTAAGTGTTTAAGACCAATAGTAAAATATTGGAGACAATCGGGTATCAATATAGTTCTATATTTAGACGATGGATTAGGAATGGCACAATCCTACGAGAAAGGTGTTCCAGAAAGCGTATTTGTGAGAGATTCTTTGGAACGTGCAGGGTTTTTAGTAAATTCTGAAAAGTCAGTTTTTCAACCATGTCAAAAATTAGAATGGCTTGGGTTGTTATGGAACTCTAACCTGTTTTGTTTGTCTATTACAGAGAAACGTATTTAGGactgtaaacaaaatttagCAGATTTGTTTCACAGACTGCCTCATATTACCGCTAGACAATTGGCCCAGTTTACGGGTAGGATTATTTCTATGGGTCCGGTCATTGGTAATGTCAGTAGGCTTATGACTCGGAAGTGCTACGAATTGATAGAGTCTAGGTTTTCATGGGACAgtttaattaaatttgatagtTTGCATGGGTTTATAACTGAACTTGTGTTTTGGTCGAACAATTTAGAAAATTACAACTGTCGTTATATGAATGGTTACTCCAAAACATATGCGATTTTGTGTACAGATGCTAGTTCTGTAGCGACTGGAGCAGTTTGTCATCTTTCAGGTACACAACAGTTCTTTCACAGTAATTTTTCAAAGATAGAGAGTGCAAAAAGTTCTACCTGGCGGGAACTTAAAGCTATTCAGCTCGCTTTGTTTTCGTACAAAGAGCAATTGAGCGGTAAATCTGTGAAAATATTCACCGACAGTAAAAACTATGTCTCTATCGTGAAAAGTGGCAGTATAAAAAGTACATTACAGGATATAgctttttctatttttcatttgtgCTTACAGAAGAGAATTTTCTTAGACATTGCTTGGATCCCTAGAACATTGAATGATCAAGCAGATTTTTTAAGTAAGTTGGTAGACCATGATGACTGGTCTGTTTCTCAAGAATTTTTTGAGTTTATGAATGATTTGTGGGGTCCTTTTACAGTGGACAGATTCGCAAGTCATTCGAATACAAAGTTACCGAGATTTAACTCTTTATTTTGGAATCCAGGTACGGACGCAGTAGACTGTTTTTCACAGGACTGGTATTCCGATAACAATTGGCTCGTGCCGCCTATTCATCTAGTCTTAAGGACGGTGAGACATCTTTTGTATTGTAGATCACGTGGTACTTTGATTGTGCCTTACTGGCCGTCGTCGCCGTTTTGGTCAATGATCTTTGGGCCAGGTTTGACGTACAGAAGTTACGTGCTTGATGTTATTGAGTTTAAAGACACTGCTGAGATTATGCGTAGATGCACTTCTAACAGTTGTATATTCGGCACAAAGAAATTCACAGGTTCATTATTAGCCGTCAAACTTGGTTTCTGAATGTGGTAACGGTATGTACTGTCTGAATCGGGTGCATGTATATGGCAAGGTCCTAGTACAGTGGTACTGTGTGACAAGGTCATGAGTATGAATCGATAGAGTTCTTattgtatacatagatttattGACAATCAGAATGACAATGTCATGGTACAGGAATTGTATGGCAATGAGACACGGTCTAAGTACTCATGTGGGTACTAAGTGACATGATCTAAGGATTCTTTGACACGGTCCCTGTTATTAGACAGAGTGACAAggtcatgttttaaaaattatcttaacTAGATATTTATCAGATTGTTTATGCTTACATTTTTCAGATATGTTCCACATTGGAAGATGGTGTTCATTTCAGACATCGGAGAAAAATTTAGCCGACTTAAGGTTTTATTGTGAAAAGTCAAAGTCTGATAATACCTTACGTAAATATCGATATGCTTTCAAATCATGGATATGGGCTGATGGCCTTTTTTATGCACCACTTTTGTTTCCAATAAAGATTGATATGTATTCTATAGCATTATCACATCTgtgttttgtaaaaatattgtggCTGGGAGACCACTGTTGTGTAATAATTTATTGACCTGCATTTCTAGTCAAGAAACAGTTTATATGTCAACAATATCTTTGATGCTGGTTTGTCTCCcagccaattcttttattattttatgatttacattttctcgtcatttaaataaatgacaactTTTACACTTCAACATGTTTTCTGTTATGATATTTGGAAACAAACAAAGCTGCTATGTTGCCTTGGATAATCAGTGAGGTTTTAACATAAATATCGATGTGCTTTCAAATCATGGATCAATTGGTGCCGCTCTCAAAATCCAAAGATTCAACACATTCCTGCTACAGACTATCATGTTTCATTATATTTGATTCACTTATCCAAACAATTCAATTCAGTGTCTAAAGTGAATGAAGCTTTTTACGCAATTTCGTGGGCCCACAATATTTCAGGCACGGATAATCCTTGTCATTCATCTTTAGTCGTTTCGGTTTTGGAAGGAGCGCGTAGAATTACTTCAAAACCCGTCACTAAGAAAGAACCCATAACTCCAAAAATTCTACAACGGATAGTGGAACGTTACGGATCTTCAAGAAACAGCTTACCTGACATTAGaatatcatgtacatgtatgtgcttaTTAAGTTATGCAGCGTTTTTGCGTTTTTCAGAACTTGTGAATATTAAGCGTTCTGACATAGCATTTTATGATGGTCATTTTTCTCTGTTTATATCCAAAAGTAAAACAGACAAATACCAACAAGGTAGCAATGTTATTgtttctaaaacaaataatgtcaCCTGTCCTTataatatgttgaagttgtatTTGCAGGTTGCTGTTATTGCATCAGATTCTGACTGTTTCATTTTTAGGGCAGTTACTTTTTGTAAAAAATCGGGTAGCTATAAATTAAGAAAGTCTGGACCACTGTCATATTCTAGGGCTAGAGAGATATTACTTGATGCATTGGAAAATGTGGGTGTGGATAAATCTAAATTCGGTCTTCACAGTCTCCGATCTGGGGGTGCTACCGCAGCTGCCAATGCTGGTGTAAACGACAGACTGTTTAAGAAACACGGCAGATGGAGGTCAGATAATGCCAAAGATGGCtatgttcatgaaaatattcattcttTATCATCAGTTTCTAAGTCATTGGGTATTTGATGCTATTCTCGAAAATATAAATAGCAATAAAATTTGTAttatcattttttcttcttttccccTTTCTTTGTATTTCGAATGTGCAAGTCTTGGAGCAATTACCCATAAAAAGTGttgttatgattttgaatcaggtagtaaatattttatgttcgTTTGAGACTGGTCGAATTAGAACataaacatatttattgcaGGTTGATAAATCTAACCTGTTACGTCGAACACGTGGTTGCTATTTATAGTTTGTAAAGGAATTCAGGCGTGTCATACCAGTAAGACCGGTTATGTAGAGCATGCTTAGCAGGTTCTGTTTCTCAGTCATTCGAGCTCAAGACTTTGCGCTGTTCACACGCTgtacacccacccacccaccctctacatacacattgctattgtgttgtaatgtatattatcatacaggtttataatgtacatgatacaaatatttgttacaaagaaggtatatatatatatatatatatatatatatatatatatatatatatagttgtaTGTCATTGTAGATATTGAAGATATTATTCCTCAAGGCAGTGAGGCAGATTGCGTGATATATGTACTTATGAATAAATGTGCAAGTCTTGGAGCAATTACCCATAAAAAGTGttgttatgattttgaatcgggtagtaaatattttatgttcgTTTGAGACTGGTCGAATTAGAACATAAatatctctgtgtgtgtgttacaaTATTCATATCGGGAGATATAAACAACTAAACATCAAAGGTTTATTTCTAACTAAACATTGGTAATTGTACATATTGAGAATCCTTTTTCTTGACTAGAACTCACTCACTGTTTATTTGACAGGTTTTATCGTATTGGAATGTACACTGTATTTAAATTACCTTTTGTAGATACGCACTTGGACACCACATGTCTCTTACATCTTATCacttttatgaaaaaatatacaaGGTACTTCGTATAATGACAAAGATCTGGAATCTTTTCAAAGAGCATgttaagatattttttaaatcattccTGAAATTACGTCCAAATATGTGTTATCATCTCGCGAATCTTCATCTGAAAGTTTCTCGCTCtcaaagttttcatttttcGAAGGGTGCTGCAACGAGGACTTTGAATTGGTGTCAATGTAAACTAAAATGTCCCCGTCTTTGGTATCTATGACTCTTGCATAGTCATTCCATTTGTCTATTGGCTTGATGTATGATCCGTTACTAGAGGTGTTGCTGCTGGAGACGTCATGGCCGGCATCCTGATAGTTATGATAGACTTCAGGTTGAGGGGAAAGTGTGGCATCATTTTGAATCTGACTGACTGAACGCCATGGATAATCAGGGGACATTTCAACAAGGTGTCCTCCGATATCCTTGTTGGGCTCATTGGTTACTACGCGCTCATACCGAAGTCCAACATTGACTTCGTTTTCATCAATATCGCAGTAGTCATCGCTGGGATTTTCATGTTGTTGCTCGTTTCCAGTTTTTACGGAATACCTTGCCTTTCTCCTTTTACCGGCTCTTGCTTTCACCTGATTGATGATAATGATTAACAAAAATAGAGAAATCACCCCTCCAACTACTGCGATCACTGTGGCCGTGTTTAACGCTTGTGGTGGACAATTGACGGTAGACTCGGTGGATGTCGTTCTGTATCTGTCCATTATAGAAGTAGTACCATCCTTGATTTCTATTGTTTGATAACGGGTAATTGTAATATAAGCTTTGGTAtttgtttctacaaaaaaattaaatgatgctATTACAATTCACTTAAGGAGCTAGTTCGTGTGCCAGGAAATAGATTgtacatctaatttcaattgcCATCGAATCAGGATATGGTAACAGAAAATAATATCATTGTTTCACCACAAATGTTGATCATATAGAGTAATTGGGTGTTGTTTACTaatgtcccgctcgagaatttttcactcagacggagacgtcaccattgccagtgaaggactgcaaaatttaggcctacatgtatgttcgGCGATTACGGACTtcgagtagggagggatctttatcgtgacacggtGCCTCGGGTTTAAAAAGTTATACTTGTTTGTATTTATATAAGAGTTGCCGAAGTGACgcataattttcaaaacttctTTTTCCgaagagataaaaaaaattgacagtTCCGATATTCTGTATTTTTTATATAACCAAGTTTGGATCAGTTTCCGTTCTCCACCcttactttttttttaacacGTAGAAATTACAGGTAAaacgtaaactgacccaaaccaggatATTTTGCATAACATGCCCAACAACaaaattcattccttataattaaTTCAGAAAGACTAAGCTATAAATCTtcattcatgaaaatgttaataAACGCTGACTGATAATAACAAATCACTTTCGCCACACAGTCACTGTAATAACAACTTTTACGGCTCATTAAAACCTACAGGGAAAATATCGAAATATATAAGAAGTGGTTGTACTTTGTTAAATGAGCATTTTACCTACATTGATTTATACTACTGAACATTGTATGGCAAGTAAAGTAATACTGTAGTTTGCTAATCCATAACATGTAGGTGAAATAATAAGTTAtgattcatattttattttcgaaATGAAAACCCTCTAAAAATCTAGTCTGTGCatgtatgtttttattttaccaAGTTAGATATCTTAATATTGTATCAACTATATGTTGAAAACTTACCGATCGTGGGACAGCCAAATACATGACTGCATATGGATATGTCACATTCACATTGGT is part of the Ostrea edulis chromosome 2, xbOstEdul1.1, whole genome shotgun sequence genome and harbors:
- the LOC125681500 gene encoding uncharacterized protein LOC125681500, whose product is MMFSILAVSRHLCQLIALIAINGKTQSKDDCDNDGMGIDGECCTNYVLVDGICTACTPGYFGRNCSVVCPYPSYGVTCGDQCECDISICSHVFGCPTIETNTKAYITITRYQTIEIKDGTTSIMDRYRTTSTESTVNCPPQALNTATVIAVVGGVISLFLLIIIINQVKARAGKRRKARYSVKTGNEQQHENPSDDYCDIDENEVNVGLRYERVVTNEPNKDIGGHLVEMSPDYPWRSVSQIQNDATLSPQPEVYHNYQDAGHDVSSSNTSSNGSYIKPIDKWNDYARVIDTKDGDILVYIDTNSKSSLQHPSKNENFESEKLSDEDSRDDNTYLDVISGMI